The Anastrepha ludens isolate Willacy chromosome 2, idAnaLude1.1, whole genome shotgun sequence genome contains a region encoding:
- the LOC128865703 gene encoding transient receptor potential channel pyrexia isoform X1 yields the protein MENLGYKEGTAKPRRMARSISVVTKSELEQPLTGNNARFKSIPPNLMVRWRNNNADAMIEAQYPTPGEFEYMECGPSPPAESAPSMYDSFEEPTSELSVQICNDTLRISLIDQMKSAAGRVRFLEDIEQGNVIADNMKTHFESASKIEKNLSYLWAAFLKRWDLLQSFLDIGAELNFCDQNGISALHLGAFSGCLSTLSFLVGKCMNVNLQPKCYTPLHCAAFGNSAEAAKFLINNNALITIDTTKPNCEESLLHCAVRANALECVQLFIVEGADVNSLKPNGTNAIHLAADLGNAQCLEALLNAPGADPNVRICIREKESTALHLAADEGNVECVDLLLAKGADAKLKNHRGFTALHLAARTSSLECVESLLRNGNADPNAEDFDHRTPLHAAIGKSENAFDILETLIQWGANVNHKDIYGFTALHLAALDGLAQCVEMLIFHGADVTTKSKKGTSALNVITRKTPASVAMIRQKLDAAITLHHSQDPVNREVELELDFRQLLQHCHPREISYLNTFVDEGQKEILEHPLCSSFLYIKWGKIRKYYIGRLIFCFTFVLFLTLYVLTALAHNCYNGSKDDNTTIQAQELCQKQSILGDMLRNNPFVMEMQWWVLVAITIVEIFRKLYGITGYSTFKHYVTQVENIMEWFVITSVFIISYIYTKQTYTFQNHIGAFAVLLGWTNLMLMIGQLPVFDVYVAMYTRVQGEFAKLFMAYSCMLIGFTISFCVIFPSSSSFANPFMGFITVLVMMIGEQDLSLLINDPDGKDPPFLLEVSAQITFVLFLLFVTIILMNLLVGIAVHDIQGLKKTAGLSKLVRQTKLISYIESALFNGYLPPWLRNLLHYTALVSPQAYRVVLCVKPLNPSEKRLPREILMKAYEVGKMRKHFGHTISAKGTAATYLQYKNKYNDNQTQSYATDDLETAHFNTLTSKIDDNAERIEFLTQEIQELKQVLITQQQQASKVIDKLLIVISNQQKNNLRK from the coding sequence ATTCAAATCGATACCACCAAATTTAATGGTACGATGGCGCAACAATAATGCGGACGCCATGATTGAGGCACAATATCCGACACCCGGTGAATTCGAGTACATGGAATGTGGACCCTCGCCGCCCGCTGAAAGTGCACCCAGCATGTATGATAGCTTCGAGGAGCCCACAAGCGAGCTGAGTGTACAAATATGTAACGACACTTTACGCATCAGTCTGATCGATCAAATGAAGAGCGCCGCCGGACGTGTGCGTTTTCTAGAGGATATCGAACAAGGCAATGTGATTGCGGATAATATGAAAACACATTTCGAATCAGCATCGAAAATCGAAAAGAATCTCAGTTACTTGTGGGCGGCATTCTTAAAACGTTGGGACTTATTACAAAGTTTTCTAGATATTGGCGCCGAATTGAATTTCTGTGATCAGAATGGCATTTCAGCGTTGCATTTGGGCGCCTTTAGCGGTTGCCTATCGACGTTGAGCTTTCTAGTCGGTAAGTGTATGAATGTGAACTTGCAACCGAAATGCTATACGCCATTGCACTGTGCGGCATTTGGCAATTCGGCCGAAGCGGCCAAATTTCTAATCAACAATAACGCACTCATCACAATCGACACCACCAAACCCAACTGCGAGGAGAGTCTACTGCACTGTGCAGTGCGTGCAAATGCGCTCGAGTGCGTGCAGCTGTTCATAGTTGAAGGTGCAGATGTGAATTCGCTAAAACCAAATGGCACCAATGCGATACACCTTGCCGCAGATCTGGGTAATGCGCAGTGCTTGGAAGCACTGCTGAACGCGCCTGGCGCCGATCCGAATGTGCGCATTTGCATACGGGAGAAGGAATCGACAGCGTTGCATTTGGCCGCGGATGAAGGCAATGTGGAGTGCGTCGATTTGCTGCTGGCAAAGGGTGCCGACGCAAAACTGAAGAATCATCGTGGCTTTACAGCTTTGCATTTGGCGGCGCGCACCTCCAGTTTAGAATGTGTGGAGTCGCTGCTGCGCAACGGCAATGCTGATCCGAATGCCGAAGACTTTGATCATCGCACGCCATTGCATGCGGCGATCGGCAAGTCAGAAAATGCTTTTGACATACTCGAGACGCTCATACAGTGGGGCGCCAATGTCAATCATAAGGACATTTACGGCTTCACAGCACTGCATTTGGCCGCGCTTGACGGTTTGGCGCAATGCGTTGAAATGCTGATCTTTCACGGCGCAGATGTGACTACGAAATCGAAAAAGGGCACTTCAGCATTGAATGTGATCACGCGTAAGACACCCGCTTCAGTAGCGATGATTAGGCAAAAACTGGATGCCGCCATCACATTACATCACTCACAGGACCCGGTCAATCGTGAGGTGGAATTGGAATTGGACTTTCGTCAACTGCTGCAACACTGTCATCCACGTGAGATTAGCTATCTGAATACATTCGTGGACGAAGGACAAAAAGAAATACTCGAGCATCCATTGTGCTCTTCCTTTCTCTACATCAAGTGGGGCAAGATACGCAAATACTATATAGGACGCCTTATTTTCTGTTTCACCTTCGTGCTCTTTCTCACACTCTACGTACTGACGGCACTCGCGCACAACTGCTACAACGGCAGCAAGGACGACAATACGACCATACAGGCGCAGGAGCTGTGCCAAAAGCAATCCATACTCGGCGACATGCTACGCAATAATCCATTCGTAATGGAGATGCAGTGGTGGGTGTTGGTCGCCATTACAATCGTCGAGATATTTCGCAAGCTCTATGGCATTACCGGCTATTCAACATTCAAGCATTATGTGACGCAGGTGGAAAACATTATGGAGTGGTTCGTGATCACGAGTGTCTTTATAATCTCCTACATATACACAAAACAGACATACACTTTTCAAAATCATATAGGCGCATTTGCGGTGCTGCTGGGTTGGACAAATTTAATGTTGATGATCGGTCAGTTGCCAGTCTTCGATGTCTATGTGGCAATGTATACACGTGTGCAAGGTGAATTCGCGAAACTTTTCATGGCCTACTCGTGCATGTTAATTGGTTTCACCATCAGCTTTTGTGTGATCTTTCCATCATCTTCGTCTTTCGCAAATCCCTTCATGGGTTTCATCACTGTGCTGGTAATGATGATCGGCGAGCAAGATCTTTCGCTACTAATCAACGACCCAGACGGCAAAGATCCACCCTTCTTGTTGGAGGTGAGCGCGCAAATCACTTTTGTGCTTTTTCTGCTCTTCGTCACCATCATACTGATGAACCTGCTAGTCGGTATTGCCGTACACGACATACAGGGCTTGAAGAAGACTGCAGGTCTATCGAAATTGGTGCGTCAAACCAAACTCATATCTTATATAGAGTCGGCACTCTTTAACGGTTATCTACCACCTTGGCTACGTAATCTCTTACACTACACGGCACTAGTCTCGCCACAAGCCTATCGAGTTGTATTGTGTGTAAAACCACTAAATCCCAGCGAAAAACGTTTACCACGCGAGATACTCATGAAGGCCTACGAAGTTGGAAAAATGCGTAAACATTTTGGTCATACCATATCGGCAAAGGGCACTGCAGCTACCTATttgcaatacaaaaacaaatacaatgacAATCAGACGCAAAGCTATGCGACAGATGATTTGGAAACAGCACATTTTAATACGCTAACGTCAAAGATCGACGACAATGCGGAGCGCATTGAGTTCCTCACGCAggaaattcaagagctaaagcaGGTGTTGATTACACAACAGCAACAGGCGAGCAAAGTGATCGATAAGCTATTGATAGTGATTTCAAATCAACAAAagaataatttaagaaaatga
- the LOC128865703 gene encoding transient receptor potential channel pyrexia isoform X2 — MRFENLHTSWRHAWIWLRKVFKSIPPNLMVRWRNNNADAMIEAQYPTPGEFEYMECGPSPPAESAPSMYDSFEEPTSELSVQICNDTLRISLIDQMKSAAGRVRFLEDIEQGNVIADNMKTHFESASKIEKNLSYLWAAFLKRWDLLQSFLDIGAELNFCDQNGISALHLGAFSGCLSTLSFLVGKCMNVNLQPKCYTPLHCAAFGNSAEAAKFLINNNALITIDTTKPNCEESLLHCAVRANALECVQLFIVEGADVNSLKPNGTNAIHLAADLGNAQCLEALLNAPGADPNVRICIREKESTALHLAADEGNVECVDLLLAKGADAKLKNHRGFTALHLAARTSSLECVESLLRNGNADPNAEDFDHRTPLHAAIGKSENAFDILETLIQWGANVNHKDIYGFTALHLAALDGLAQCVEMLIFHGADVTTKSKKGTSALNVITRKTPASVAMIRQKLDAAITLHHSQDPVNREVELELDFRQLLQHCHPREISYLNTFVDEGQKEILEHPLCSSFLYIKWGKIRKYYIGRLIFCFTFVLFLTLYVLTALAHNCYNGSKDDNTTIQAQELCQKQSILGDMLRNNPFVMEMQWWVLVAITIVEIFRKLYGITGYSTFKHYVTQVENIMEWFVITSVFIISYIYTKQTYTFQNHIGAFAVLLGWTNLMLMIGQLPVFDVYVAMYTRVQGEFAKLFMAYSCMLIGFTISFCVIFPSSSSFANPFMGFITVLVMMIGEQDLSLLINDPDGKDPPFLLEVSAQITFVLFLLFVTIILMNLLVGIAVHDIQGLKKTAGLSKLVRQTKLISYIESALFNGYLPPWLRNLLHYTALVSPQAYRVVLCVKPLNPSEKRLPREILMKAYEVGKMRKHFGHTISAKGTAATYLQYKNKYNDNQTQSYATDDLETAHFNTLTSKIDDNAERIEFLTQEIQELKQVLITQQQQASKVIDKLLIVISNQQKNNLRK, encoded by the coding sequence ATTCAAATCGATACCACCAAATTTAATGGTACGATGGCGCAACAATAATGCGGACGCCATGATTGAGGCACAATATCCGACACCCGGTGAATTCGAGTACATGGAATGTGGACCCTCGCCGCCCGCTGAAAGTGCACCCAGCATGTATGATAGCTTCGAGGAGCCCACAAGCGAGCTGAGTGTACAAATATGTAACGACACTTTACGCATCAGTCTGATCGATCAAATGAAGAGCGCCGCCGGACGTGTGCGTTTTCTAGAGGATATCGAACAAGGCAATGTGATTGCGGATAATATGAAAACACATTTCGAATCAGCATCGAAAATCGAAAAGAATCTCAGTTACTTGTGGGCGGCATTCTTAAAACGTTGGGACTTATTACAAAGTTTTCTAGATATTGGCGCCGAATTGAATTTCTGTGATCAGAATGGCATTTCAGCGTTGCATTTGGGCGCCTTTAGCGGTTGCCTATCGACGTTGAGCTTTCTAGTCGGTAAGTGTATGAATGTGAACTTGCAACCGAAATGCTATACGCCATTGCACTGTGCGGCATTTGGCAATTCGGCCGAAGCGGCCAAATTTCTAATCAACAATAACGCACTCATCACAATCGACACCACCAAACCCAACTGCGAGGAGAGTCTACTGCACTGTGCAGTGCGTGCAAATGCGCTCGAGTGCGTGCAGCTGTTCATAGTTGAAGGTGCAGATGTGAATTCGCTAAAACCAAATGGCACCAATGCGATACACCTTGCCGCAGATCTGGGTAATGCGCAGTGCTTGGAAGCACTGCTGAACGCGCCTGGCGCCGATCCGAATGTGCGCATTTGCATACGGGAGAAGGAATCGACAGCGTTGCATTTGGCCGCGGATGAAGGCAATGTGGAGTGCGTCGATTTGCTGCTGGCAAAGGGTGCCGACGCAAAACTGAAGAATCATCGTGGCTTTACAGCTTTGCATTTGGCGGCGCGCACCTCCAGTTTAGAATGTGTGGAGTCGCTGCTGCGCAACGGCAATGCTGATCCGAATGCCGAAGACTTTGATCATCGCACGCCATTGCATGCGGCGATCGGCAAGTCAGAAAATGCTTTTGACATACTCGAGACGCTCATACAGTGGGGCGCCAATGTCAATCATAAGGACATTTACGGCTTCACAGCACTGCATTTGGCCGCGCTTGACGGTTTGGCGCAATGCGTTGAAATGCTGATCTTTCACGGCGCAGATGTGACTACGAAATCGAAAAAGGGCACTTCAGCATTGAATGTGATCACGCGTAAGACACCCGCTTCAGTAGCGATGATTAGGCAAAAACTGGATGCCGCCATCACATTACATCACTCACAGGACCCGGTCAATCGTGAGGTGGAATTGGAATTGGACTTTCGTCAACTGCTGCAACACTGTCATCCACGTGAGATTAGCTATCTGAATACATTCGTGGACGAAGGACAAAAAGAAATACTCGAGCATCCATTGTGCTCTTCCTTTCTCTACATCAAGTGGGGCAAGATACGCAAATACTATATAGGACGCCTTATTTTCTGTTTCACCTTCGTGCTCTTTCTCACACTCTACGTACTGACGGCACTCGCGCACAACTGCTACAACGGCAGCAAGGACGACAATACGACCATACAGGCGCAGGAGCTGTGCCAAAAGCAATCCATACTCGGCGACATGCTACGCAATAATCCATTCGTAATGGAGATGCAGTGGTGGGTGTTGGTCGCCATTACAATCGTCGAGATATTTCGCAAGCTCTATGGCATTACCGGCTATTCAACATTCAAGCATTATGTGACGCAGGTGGAAAACATTATGGAGTGGTTCGTGATCACGAGTGTCTTTATAATCTCCTACATATACACAAAACAGACATACACTTTTCAAAATCATATAGGCGCATTTGCGGTGCTGCTGGGTTGGACAAATTTAATGTTGATGATCGGTCAGTTGCCAGTCTTCGATGTCTATGTGGCAATGTATACACGTGTGCAAGGTGAATTCGCGAAACTTTTCATGGCCTACTCGTGCATGTTAATTGGTTTCACCATCAGCTTTTGTGTGATCTTTCCATCATCTTCGTCTTTCGCAAATCCCTTCATGGGTTTCATCACTGTGCTGGTAATGATGATCGGCGAGCAAGATCTTTCGCTACTAATCAACGACCCAGACGGCAAAGATCCACCCTTCTTGTTGGAGGTGAGCGCGCAAATCACTTTTGTGCTTTTTCTGCTCTTCGTCACCATCATACTGATGAACCTGCTAGTCGGTATTGCCGTACACGACATACAGGGCTTGAAGAAGACTGCAGGTCTATCGAAATTGGTGCGTCAAACCAAACTCATATCTTATATAGAGTCGGCACTCTTTAACGGTTATCTACCACCTTGGCTACGTAATCTCTTACACTACACGGCACTAGTCTCGCCACAAGCCTATCGAGTTGTATTGTGTGTAAAACCACTAAATCCCAGCGAAAAACGTTTACCACGCGAGATACTCATGAAGGCCTACGAAGTTGGAAAAATGCGTAAACATTTTGGTCATACCATATCGGCAAAGGGCACTGCAGCTACCTATttgcaatacaaaaacaaatacaatgacAATCAGACGCAAAGCTATGCGACAGATGATTTGGAAACAGCACATTTTAATACGCTAACGTCAAAGATCGACGACAATGCGGAGCGCATTGAGTTCCTCACGCAggaaattcaagagctaaagcaGGTGTTGATTACACAACAGCAACAGGCGAGCAAAGTGATCGATAAGCTATTGATAGTGATTTCAAATCAACAAAagaataatttaagaaaatga
- the LOC128865703 gene encoding transient receptor potential channel pyrexia isoform X3, with protein sequence MVRWRNNNADAMIEAQYPTPGEFEYMECGPSPPAESAPSMYDSFEEPTSELSVQICNDTLRISLIDQMKSAAGRVRFLEDIEQGNVIADNMKTHFESASKIEKNLSYLWAAFLKRWDLLQSFLDIGAELNFCDQNGISALHLGAFSGCLSTLSFLVGKCMNVNLQPKCYTPLHCAAFGNSAEAAKFLINNNALITIDTTKPNCEESLLHCAVRANALECVQLFIVEGADVNSLKPNGTNAIHLAADLGNAQCLEALLNAPGADPNVRICIREKESTALHLAADEGNVECVDLLLAKGADAKLKNHRGFTALHLAARTSSLECVESLLRNGNADPNAEDFDHRTPLHAAIGKSENAFDILETLIQWGANVNHKDIYGFTALHLAALDGLAQCVEMLIFHGADVTTKSKKGTSALNVITRKTPASVAMIRQKLDAAITLHHSQDPVNREVELELDFRQLLQHCHPREISYLNTFVDEGQKEILEHPLCSSFLYIKWGKIRKYYIGRLIFCFTFVLFLTLYVLTALAHNCYNGSKDDNTTIQAQELCQKQSILGDMLRNNPFVMEMQWWVLVAITIVEIFRKLYGITGYSTFKHYVTQVENIMEWFVITSVFIISYIYTKQTYTFQNHIGAFAVLLGWTNLMLMIGQLPVFDVYVAMYTRVQGEFAKLFMAYSCMLIGFTISFCVIFPSSSSFANPFMGFITVLVMMIGEQDLSLLINDPDGKDPPFLLEVSAQITFVLFLLFVTIILMNLLVGIAVHDIQGLKKTAGLSKLVRQTKLISYIESALFNGYLPPWLRNLLHYTALVSPQAYRVVLCVKPLNPSEKRLPREILMKAYEVGKMRKHFGHTISAKGTAATYLQYKNKYNDNQTQSYATDDLETAHFNTLTSKIDDNAERIEFLTQEIQELKQVLITQQQQASKVIDKLLIVISNQQKNNLRK encoded by the coding sequence ATGGTACGATGGCGCAACAATAATGCGGACGCCATGATTGAGGCACAATATCCGACACCCGGTGAATTCGAGTACATGGAATGTGGACCCTCGCCGCCCGCTGAAAGTGCACCCAGCATGTATGATAGCTTCGAGGAGCCCACAAGCGAGCTGAGTGTACAAATATGTAACGACACTTTACGCATCAGTCTGATCGATCAAATGAAGAGCGCCGCCGGACGTGTGCGTTTTCTAGAGGATATCGAACAAGGCAATGTGATTGCGGATAATATGAAAACACATTTCGAATCAGCATCGAAAATCGAAAAGAATCTCAGTTACTTGTGGGCGGCATTCTTAAAACGTTGGGACTTATTACAAAGTTTTCTAGATATTGGCGCCGAATTGAATTTCTGTGATCAGAATGGCATTTCAGCGTTGCATTTGGGCGCCTTTAGCGGTTGCCTATCGACGTTGAGCTTTCTAGTCGGTAAGTGTATGAATGTGAACTTGCAACCGAAATGCTATACGCCATTGCACTGTGCGGCATTTGGCAATTCGGCCGAAGCGGCCAAATTTCTAATCAACAATAACGCACTCATCACAATCGACACCACCAAACCCAACTGCGAGGAGAGTCTACTGCACTGTGCAGTGCGTGCAAATGCGCTCGAGTGCGTGCAGCTGTTCATAGTTGAAGGTGCAGATGTGAATTCGCTAAAACCAAATGGCACCAATGCGATACACCTTGCCGCAGATCTGGGTAATGCGCAGTGCTTGGAAGCACTGCTGAACGCGCCTGGCGCCGATCCGAATGTGCGCATTTGCATACGGGAGAAGGAATCGACAGCGTTGCATTTGGCCGCGGATGAAGGCAATGTGGAGTGCGTCGATTTGCTGCTGGCAAAGGGTGCCGACGCAAAACTGAAGAATCATCGTGGCTTTACAGCTTTGCATTTGGCGGCGCGCACCTCCAGTTTAGAATGTGTGGAGTCGCTGCTGCGCAACGGCAATGCTGATCCGAATGCCGAAGACTTTGATCATCGCACGCCATTGCATGCGGCGATCGGCAAGTCAGAAAATGCTTTTGACATACTCGAGACGCTCATACAGTGGGGCGCCAATGTCAATCATAAGGACATTTACGGCTTCACAGCACTGCATTTGGCCGCGCTTGACGGTTTGGCGCAATGCGTTGAAATGCTGATCTTTCACGGCGCAGATGTGACTACGAAATCGAAAAAGGGCACTTCAGCATTGAATGTGATCACGCGTAAGACACCCGCTTCAGTAGCGATGATTAGGCAAAAACTGGATGCCGCCATCACATTACATCACTCACAGGACCCGGTCAATCGTGAGGTGGAATTGGAATTGGACTTTCGTCAACTGCTGCAACACTGTCATCCACGTGAGATTAGCTATCTGAATACATTCGTGGACGAAGGACAAAAAGAAATACTCGAGCATCCATTGTGCTCTTCCTTTCTCTACATCAAGTGGGGCAAGATACGCAAATACTATATAGGACGCCTTATTTTCTGTTTCACCTTCGTGCTCTTTCTCACACTCTACGTACTGACGGCACTCGCGCACAACTGCTACAACGGCAGCAAGGACGACAATACGACCATACAGGCGCAGGAGCTGTGCCAAAAGCAATCCATACTCGGCGACATGCTACGCAATAATCCATTCGTAATGGAGATGCAGTGGTGGGTGTTGGTCGCCATTACAATCGTCGAGATATTTCGCAAGCTCTATGGCATTACCGGCTATTCAACATTCAAGCATTATGTGACGCAGGTGGAAAACATTATGGAGTGGTTCGTGATCACGAGTGTCTTTATAATCTCCTACATATACACAAAACAGACATACACTTTTCAAAATCATATAGGCGCATTTGCGGTGCTGCTGGGTTGGACAAATTTAATGTTGATGATCGGTCAGTTGCCAGTCTTCGATGTCTATGTGGCAATGTATACACGTGTGCAAGGTGAATTCGCGAAACTTTTCATGGCCTACTCGTGCATGTTAATTGGTTTCACCATCAGCTTTTGTGTGATCTTTCCATCATCTTCGTCTTTCGCAAATCCCTTCATGGGTTTCATCACTGTGCTGGTAATGATGATCGGCGAGCAAGATCTTTCGCTACTAATCAACGACCCAGACGGCAAAGATCCACCCTTCTTGTTGGAGGTGAGCGCGCAAATCACTTTTGTGCTTTTTCTGCTCTTCGTCACCATCATACTGATGAACCTGCTAGTCGGTATTGCCGTACACGACATACAGGGCTTGAAGAAGACTGCAGGTCTATCGAAATTGGTGCGTCAAACCAAACTCATATCTTATATAGAGTCGGCACTCTTTAACGGTTATCTACCACCTTGGCTACGTAATCTCTTACACTACACGGCACTAGTCTCGCCACAAGCCTATCGAGTTGTATTGTGTGTAAAACCACTAAATCCCAGCGAAAAACGTTTACCACGCGAGATACTCATGAAGGCCTACGAAGTTGGAAAAATGCGTAAACATTTTGGTCATACCATATCGGCAAAGGGCACTGCAGCTACCTATttgcaatacaaaaacaaatacaatgacAATCAGACGCAAAGCTATGCGACAGATGATTTGGAAACAGCACATTTTAATACGCTAACGTCAAAGATCGACGACAATGCGGAGCGCATTGAGTTCCTCACGCAggaaattcaagagctaaagcaGGTGTTGATTACACAACAGCAACAGGCGAGCAAAGTGATCGATAAGCTATTGATAGTGATTTCAAATCAACAAAagaataatttaagaaaatga
- the LOC128856867 gene encoding transcription initiation factor TFIID subunit 7: MIEKKAEKVKHETKPRDDGVDLENQFILRLPEEPAKALHEALQTGNLKDRMTIKLDNELRYGELRFDHWLLHAKVVDLPTIIECLKTIDNKNFYKSADICQLVICKEEPDALDTEKESPNKGKKKDPNKVDKKYLWPHGITPPCKNVRKRRFRKTLKKKNVEAPEIEKEVKRLLRIDNDAVKVDFEIINEDLDKRSLEQQSKEYNEGEEEYNDETMIEGDKNNDSSSQKDINVESDGDYEDGPSGSAPIGGVGEHDIFGEEVSSSDDDEDMRRDTSRMRELEEISRLSADDSRMSDFSIGGNGGGDIAGTSTSIIGGAGADNANSINNLKENSNVFDKSMFGSPTADAEDIVSKFSGSNSNLAATSGYYEEQKRNDYDDDYSSETNTTPHMSAEQIQSRISELRRQYEDFKTQHTQKAQEISSIQNPTLKQRLQETLDNLQNQMDEKDAEIKDYESML; encoded by the exons ATGATTGAAAAGAAAGCGGAGAAGGTGAAACATGAAACAAAACCTCGCGATGATGGCGTAGATttggaaaatcaatttatacTTCGATTACCAGAG GAGCCTGCAAAAGCATTACACGAAGCACTGCAAACGGGTAATCTTAAGGATCGGATGACAATTAAATTGGACAACGAGCTTCGCTATGGCGAGTTACGTTTTGATCATTGGCTATTACATGCGAAAGTGGTGGATTTGCCAACAATCATTGAATGCCTCAAGACCATAGATAACAAGAACTTCTACAAATCTGCTGATATTTGTCAACTG GTGATATGTAAAGAAGAGCCTGATGCTTTAGATACAGAAAAAGAATCGCCCAACAAGGGCAAAAAGAAGGATCCTAATAAGGTGGACAAGAAATATTTGTGGCCTCATGGTATTACGCCACCATGCAAAAATGTAAGGAAACGACGTTTTCGTAAAACGTTAAAAAAGAAGAATGTTGAGGCACCTGAAATTGAGAAGGAAGTAAAACGACTTTTACGCATAGATAATGATGCCGTAAAAGTGGACTTCGAAATTATTAATGAAGATTTAGACAAACGATCTTTAGAGCAACAATCCAAGGAATATAATGAAGGCGAGGAAGAATACAACGACGAAACTATGATTGAAGGTGATAAGAACAACGACTCTTCTTCACAAAAAGACATAAACGTGGAATCGGATGGTGATTATGAAGATGGACCTTCTGGTTCAGCACCTATTGGTGGTGTAGGTGAACATGATATCTTTGGTGAAGAGGTATCTTCATCCGATGATGACGAAGATATGCGACGCGACACATCTCGTATGCGAGAGCTCGAGGAAATATCAAGACTATCGGCGGATGACTCGCGTATGTCTGACTTTTCGATTGGTGGCAATGGAGGTGGCGATATTGCTGGCACCTCAACCAGTATAATTGGTGGAGCTGGTGCCGATAATGCGAACAGTATAAATAACTTGAAAGAAAACTCAAATGTATTCGACAAATCTATGTTTGGTAGTCCAACGGCCGATGCAGAGGACATAGTATCGAAATTCAGTGGTTCCAATTCGAATTTAGCAGCAACAAGCGGTTATTATGAAGAACAAAAGCGTAACGACTACGATGACGACTACTCAAGTGAAACTAATACAACACCACATATGAGCGCGGAACAAATTCAGAGTAGAATATCGGAATTGCGTAGGCAATACGAAGATTTCAAAACTCAACACACACAGAAAGCTCAAGAAATTTCATCCATACAAAATCCTACATTGAAACAACGCTTGCAAGAGACCTTGGACAATTTGCAAAATCAAATGGACGAAAAGGACGCGGAAATTAAGGACTATGAAAGCATGTTGTAG